A DNA window from Sulfitobacter noctilucicola contains the following coding sequences:
- a CDS encoding NADH-quinone oxidoreductase subunit E has protein sequence MLRRLHHDQPDSFAFTPANQAWAEGQMTKYPEGRQASAIIPLLWRAQEQEGWLTRPAIEHVSEMLGLAYIRGLEVATFYFMFQLQPVGSVAHIQICGTTTCMICGAEDLVSICQEKIAKNPHELSADGKFSWEEVECLGACANAPMAQIGKDYYEDLTADKLVQLLDDLAAGKVPTPGPQNGRFAAEPASGLTSLKEYESGKTQYNASAQRAVDIGDTVKRIDGTEVPLLMPWQGKGANKDAAPKGADASVKRDEMMPPEGPDGKQGGRSKGEADAPRNVGASSDGSGEVAGEAGNAEPVAKPETGSVAPAKKNKNVKAESGRVAGANAEAGNAESVGKKPEMMTEPRESGADDLKMIKGVGPKLENMLNGMGIFHFDQIATWGEAEVAWADSNLKGFKGRVSRDSWVDQAVKLAAGEQTAFSAKARTDGRYKGDT, from the coding sequence ATGCTTAGACGCCTCCACCACGACCAACCCGACAGCTTTGCCTTTACTCCTGCCAACCAGGCATGGGCCGAAGGGCAGATGACCAAGTATCCCGAGGGGCGTCAGGCCTCTGCGATTATACCGCTGTTGTGGCGCGCGCAGGAGCAGGAAGGGTGGTTGACCCGTCCTGCGATCGAACACGTGAGCGAAATGCTCGGGCTGGCCTATATCCGCGGGCTGGAAGTGGCGACATTCTACTTCATGTTCCAGCTGCAACCGGTTGGAAGCGTTGCACATATCCAGATTTGCGGCACGACCACCTGCATGATCTGCGGTGCAGAGGATCTTGTGTCGATCTGTCAGGAAAAGATCGCAAAGAACCCGCATGAGCTTTCTGCGGATGGCAAGTTTTCATGGGAAGAGGTTGAGTGCCTTGGGGCCTGCGCGAATGCGCCAATGGCCCAGATTGGCAAGGACTACTACGAAGACCTTACCGCCGACAAACTTGTCCAACTGCTTGATGATCTTGCTGCGGGCAAAGTGCCTACACCGGGTCCCCAGAATGGGCGCTTTGCGGCTGAACCTGCGAGCGGGCTGACCAGCCTGAAAGAATACGAGAGCGGAAAAACACAGTACAACGCATCTGCGCAGCGTGCCGTCGACATCGGCGATACGGTCAAGCGCATTGATGGCACCGAAGTGCCTCTTTTGATGCCGTGGCAAGGCAAAGGTGCCAACAAGGACGCGGCACCAAAAGGTGCCGATGCCAGCGTGAAGCGGGACGAGATGATGCCGCCGGAAGGACCGGACGGCAAGCAGGGCGGCCGCAGCAAGGGCGAGGCCGATGCACCGCGCAATGTCGGGGCAAGCTCTGACGGGAGTGGTGAAGTAGCGGGCGAGGCAGGTAATGCCGAGCCTGTCGCGAAGCCCGAGACCGGTAGTGTTGCACCGGCCAAGAAGAACAAGAACGTTAAGGCTGAATCCGGTCGCGTTGCCGGTGCCAACGCAGAGGCAGGCAACGCCGAAAGCGTCGGCAAGAAGCCTGAAATGATGACAGAACCGCGCGAATCCGGCGCGGATGATCTGAAAATGATCAAAGGTGTAGGTCCAAAGCTGGAAAACATGCTAAACGGCATGGGCATTTTCCACTTTGACCAAATCGCAACCTGGGGCGAGGCGGAAGTGGCCTGGGCGGACAGTAACCTGAAAGGGTTCAAGGGCCGTGTAAGCCGCGACAGTTGGGTGGATCAGGCCGTAAAACTGGCGGCGGGTGAACAGACTGCATTTTCCGCCAAGGCCCGCACAGACGGGCGCTATAAGGGCGATACTTAA
- a CDS encoding DUF5337 domain-containing protein, producing the protein MGEREDKALAKKGQTVGLVIAITMVLWLIANLAGPQLGLPGRYALLFDFAALAALIWAMVNVWQMWQARQADKRD; encoded by the coding sequence ATGGGAGAGCGTGAAGACAAAGCCCTGGCGAAGAAAGGCCAGACCGTCGGTCTGGTCATCGCCATTACCATGGTGCTTTGGCTGATCGCCAACCTTGCGGGGCCGCAGTTGGGTTTGCCTGGGCGCTATGCGCTCTTGTTTGATTTTGCCGCACTGGCTGCGCTCATTTGGGCGATGGTGAATGTCTGGCAGATGTGGCAAGCCCGACAAGCCGATAAAAGAGACTGA
- the nuoF gene encoding NADH-quinone oxidoreductase subunit NuoF yields the protein MLADQDRIFTNIYGMHDRTLKGAQARGHWDGTAGIIQKGRDWIVDQMKASGLRGRGGAGFPTGLKWSFMPKESDGRPAYLVINADESEPGTCKDREIMRHDPHTLIEGCLIASFAMNAHACYIYIRGEYIREKEALQAAIDEAYDAGLVGKNACKSGWDFDIYLAHGAGAYICGEETALLESLEGKKGMPRMKPPFPAGAGLYGCPTTVNNVESIAVVPTILRRGPEWFAGFGRPNNAGTKLFAISGHVNNPCVVEEAMSITFEELIETHCGGIRGGWDNLKAVIPGGSSVPMIPGKDMKDAIMDFDYLREQRSGLGTAAVIVMDNSTDVIKAIWRLAKFYKHESCGQCTPCREGTGWMMRVMDRLVTGDAEPEEIDMLLDVTKQVEGHTICALGDAAAWPIQGLIRHFRDEIEDRIKHKRTGRVSAVAAE from the coding sequence ATGCTTGCAGATCAGGACCGCATTTTCACCAACATCTACGGCATGCATGACCGCACGCTGAAGGGCGCGCAGGCGCGCGGCCACTGGGATGGCACGGCGGGGATCATCCAGAAGGGCCGCGACTGGATTGTGGACCAGATGAAAGCATCGGGTCTGCGCGGACGTGGAGGTGCGGGTTTCCCGACCGGCTTAAAATGGTCCTTCATGCCCAAGGAAAGCGACGGGCGTCCGGCCTATCTTGTTATTAACGCTGACGAATCCGAGCCTGGTACATGCAAAGACCGCGAGATCATGCGCCACGATCCGCATACGCTGATCGAGGGTTGCTTGATCGCGTCATTCGCGATGAACGCGCATGCCTGCTATATCTACATCCGGGGCGAATACATCCGCGAGAAAGAGGCGCTGCAGGCCGCGATTGATGAGGCTTATGACGCAGGTCTTGTGGGCAAGAACGCCTGCAAATCCGGTTGGGATTTCGATATTTATCTGGCGCATGGTGCCGGTGCCTATATCTGTGGTGAGGAAACAGCGCTGCTTGAAAGCCTTGAGGGCAAAAAGGGCATGCCGCGGATGAAACCGCCGTTTCCTGCCGGTGCGGGGCTTTATGGCTGTCCGACAACCGTGAACAACGTGGAATCGATTGCTGTTGTGCCAACGATCCTGCGCCGTGGGCCGGAGTGGTTCGCAGGCTTTGGTCGTCCGAACAACGCGGGCACGAAGCTGTTTGCGATCAGCGGCCACGTCAACAACCCTTGTGTGGTCGAAGAAGCGATGTCGATCACCTTTGAAGAGCTGATCGAAACACATTGCGGCGGTATCCGGGGCGGCTGGGATAACCTCAAGGCGGTGATCCCCGGTGGGTCATCCGTGCCGATGATCCCCGGCAAGGACATGAAAGACGCGATCATGGATTTCGATTACCTGCGCGAGCAGCGGTCGGGTCTGGGTACGGCGGCGGTGATCGTGATGGATAACTCGACGGATGTGATCAAGGCGATCTGGCGTCTGGCGAAGTTCTATAAACACGAGTCCTGCGGCCAGTGTACGCCTTGCCGTGAAGGCACAGGTTGGATGATGCGGGTCATGGATCGTCTGGTGACAGGCGATGCGGAACCGGAAGAGATTGACATGCTGCTTGATGTGACCAAACAGGTCGAAGGCCACACAATCTGCGCGCTGGGTGACGCGGCGGCCTGGCCGATCCAAGGGTTGATCCGCCACTTCCGTGACGAGATCGAGGACCGGATCAAGCACAAGCGGACGGGGCGTGTGAGCGCAGTAGCGGCTGAGTAA
- a CDS encoding MAPEG family protein, translating to MEAFAGYSHAIASLALWSLICLVLGGLSTRGRTAENRCACGQPKRDYSDVVYRRGRAFANAIEMSGPFIGTTIAAILIGVAPFWVNLLASVFVVSRIVMAIVHIGTENQPARSATWVIGWICVIVLALMTFRTALIG from the coding sequence ATGGAAGCATTTGCAGGCTACAGCCACGCGATCGCATCGTTGGCGCTCTGGTCATTGATCTGCCTTGTCTTGGGCGGACTATCTACGCGAGGCCGTACCGCTGAGAACCGTTGTGCCTGTGGCCAACCCAAGCGGGACTATTCCGATGTGGTTTACCGTCGGGGGCGGGCCTTTGCTAATGCGATAGAGATGTCGGGGCCGTTTATTGGGACTACGATTGCGGCGATCCTGATTGGTGTAGCACCATTCTGGGTCAACTTGTTGGCATCTGTCTTTGTGGTCTCTCGCATTGTAATGGCGATAGTGCACATCGGTACCGAAAACCAACCCGCGCGTTCGGCCACATGGGTGATCGGCTGGATTTGCGTCATTGTGTTGGCGTTGATGACGTTTCGCACAGCGCTTATCGGCTGA
- a CDS encoding DUF3291 domain-containing protein, producing the protein MQPADHHLAELNLGILKYDWDDPRVQDFVNGLDLVNGAALRSPGFVWMLPEEDMHFEQTSDDGNMGANPRMASTLSVWESVETLEHFVWNTVHKRFYDRKAEWYDMGAVLRFAMWWVPVGHRPTMAEAMARFRHLDENGASEHAFGWDYVKEAQLWKTKACG; encoded by the coding sequence ATGCAGCCCGCAGATCACCATCTGGCGGAGTTGAACCTTGGTATCCTGAAATACGATTGGGATGATCCGCGGGTGCAGGACTTTGTAAACGGACTTGATCTGGTGAATGGGGCGGCTTTACGCTCGCCCGGCTTCGTCTGGATGTTGCCCGAAGAAGACATGCATTTTGAGCAGACCAGCGATGACGGCAACATGGGGGCGAATCCGCGAATGGCTTCGACGCTAAGTGTTTGGGAAAGCGTTGAGACGCTCGAGCACTTCGTGTGGAATACAGTGCACAAACGCTTTTATGACCGGAAAGCGGAATGGTACGACATGGGCGCGGTCTTGCGCTTTGCCATGTGGTGGGTGCCGGTGGGGCATCGTCCCACGATGGCCGAAGCGATGGCGCGGTTCAGGCATCTTGATGAAAACGGGGCCAGTGAACACGCCTTTGGATGGGATTATGTAAAAGAGGCGCAGCTTTGGAAAACGAAAGCATGCGGGTGA
- a CDS encoding DUF3291 domain-containing protein: MHLAELNVGRLVAPQDDPRVADFMGNLDKLNGLAKRMPGFVWMMEGEEGAGNTDTSIDGDPQFIPNLSVWESVETLETYVWGTIHKQFYERRAEWFEVLGAMHFVMWWVPEGHKPTLDEALARLEHLKQNGDSDHAFGWSHLREATMHQTHRCRETKVA, encoded by the coding sequence ATGCATCTGGCGGAGTTGAACGTGGGGCGTTTGGTTGCCCCGCAGGATGATCCGCGAGTTGCGGACTTTATGGGCAACCTCGACAAGCTGAATGGATTGGCCAAGCGGATGCCCGGCTTTGTCTGGATGATGGAAGGTGAAGAGGGCGCGGGGAACACCGATACGTCAATCGACGGTGATCCGCAGTTTATCCCGAACCTTAGTGTTTGGGAAAGTGTCGAGACCCTTGAGACCTATGTATGGGGGACGATCCACAAGCAGTTCTACGAACGTCGTGCGGAGTGGTTCGAAGTTTTGGGGGCCATGCATTTTGTGATGTGGTGGGTGCCGGAAGGGCACAAACCGACGCTGGACGAAGCACTGGCGCGCCTGGAACACCTCAAACAGAATGGCGACAGCGATCACGCCTTTGGCTGGTCGCATCTGCGTGAGGCGACAATGCACCAGACGCATAGGTGTCGTGAGACGAAGGTTGCTTGA
- a CDS encoding DUF5333 domain-containing protein has protein sequence MRYLIAALLGASLLTTPAMAKPPLREVSAIDDALFDLGIADIVRKNCPTISARMFKAIGYVRNLEKKARGMGYSQTEIDAYTDSDAEKNRLRAKAATFFRARGVDTSDPQSYCALGLEEIQKASRIGSLLRAK, from the coding sequence ATGAGATACCTGATTGCAGCACTATTGGGTGCAAGCCTGCTGACCACCCCCGCGATGGCCAAGCCACCGCTGCGCGAGGTGTCGGCGATTGACGACGCTTTGTTTGATCTTGGTATTGCCGACATCGTGCGCAAAAACTGCCCGACCATCTCTGCCCGCATGTTCAAAGCGATCGGATATGTGCGCAATCTTGAGAAAAAGGCGCGCGGAATGGGCTACTCCCAGACCGAGATTGATGCCTATACAGACAGCGATGCAGAAAAGAACCGGTTGCGGGCCAAAGCCGCTACATTTTTCCGCGCACGGGGGGTCGATACTTCTGACCCGCAGAGCTATTGTGCGCTAGGGCTGGAAGAGATTCAAAAAGCGAGCCGGATCGGTTCGCTCCTGAGAGCAAAGTGA
- the nuoG gene encoding NADH-quinone oxidoreductase subunit NuoG — protein sequence MSDLKKIIIDGKEVETDGAMTLIQACEQAGVEIPRFCYHERLSIAGNCRMCLVEVVGGPPKPAASCAMQVRDLRPGPEGQPPVVKTNSPMVKKAREGVMEFLLINHPLDCPICDQGGECDLQDQAMAYGVDFSRYREPKRATEDLDLGPLVETHMTRCISCTRCVRFTTEVAGIHKMGQTGRGEDAEITSYLGETLDSNLQGNIIDLCPVGALVSKPYAFTARPWELTKTESIDVMDALGSNIRVDTKGREVMRFLPRNHDGVNEEWISDKTRFVWDGLRRQRLDTPYIRENGKLRKAEWPEALAAAAAAMKGKKIGGLIGDLVSVEAAYALKSLVEGQGGSVECRTDGAKLPAGNRSGYVGTATVEDLDTAEAIMLIGANPAVEAPVLNARIRKAWTKGCGVGVVGPDVELTYETMHISDDPTKMTELLTRDHSDVAEKQSVIIIGQGALARPDGEAVLAEAMALAESTKSTFMVLHTAAGRVGAMDIGATAENGITDILEAEVIYNLGADEGDIPAGPFVIYQGSHGDRGAHRADIILPGAAFTEEPGLFVNTEGRPQIAQRASFAPGQAKENWAILRALSAELDAVLPFDSIAALRQSLVKDVPHLGDVDVVAENEWQPLARGTVSSDPFQPAIADFYLSNPIARASALMAELSANAAARNAKPMAAE from the coding sequence ATGAGCGACCTCAAGAAGATCATCATCGACGGCAAGGAAGTTGAGACGGATGGGGCCATGACCCTGATCCAGGCGTGCGAGCAGGCGGGCGTTGAAATTCCGCGTTTCTGCTATCACGAACGTTTGTCGATTGCCGGCAACTGTCGCATGTGTCTGGTCGAGGTTGTTGGCGGTCCGCCCAAGCCTGCCGCGTCCTGCGCGATGCAGGTGCGTGATCTGCGTCCCGGTCCCGAAGGCCAGCCACCCGTGGTGAAAACCAACAGCCCGATGGTCAAGAAAGCGCGCGAAGGCGTGATGGAATTCCTGTTGATCAATCACCCGCTGGATTGCCCTATCTGCGACCAGGGCGGCGAGTGTGATTTGCAGGATCAGGCGATGGCTTACGGCGTCGACTTCAGCCGCTATCGCGAGCCGAAACGTGCGACCGAGGATCTGGATCTGGGGCCGTTGGTCGAAACCCACATGACGCGCTGCATTTCGTGCACGCGTTGTGTCCGTTTCACCACCGAAGTCGCGGGCATCCACAAGATGGGCCAGACTGGTCGCGGCGAAGATGCCGAGATTACGTCCTACTTGGGTGAGACACTCGATTCGAATTTGCAGGGCAACATCATTGACCTGTGTCCGGTCGGCGCGCTGGTGTCCAAGCCCTATGCGTTCACGGCACGCCCGTGGGAACTGACCAAGACCGAATCCATCGATGTGATGGATGCGCTGGGGTCCAACATCCGTGTGGATACCAAAGGCCGCGAAGTGATGCGGTTCCTGCCGCGCAACCATGACGGCGTGAACGAGGAATGGATTTCCGACAAGACACGCTTTGTCTGGGATGGTCTGCGCCGTCAGCGTCTAGACACACCCTACATCCGTGAAAACGGCAAGTTACGCAAAGCCGAGTGGCCTGAAGCACTGGCAGCTGCCGCTGCCGCGATGAAAGGCAAGAAAATCGGTGGTCTGATCGGTGATCTGGTTTCTGTTGAAGCGGCTTACGCCTTGAAGAGCCTTGTCGAAGGTCAAGGCGGTTCGGTCGAATGCCGGACAGACGGGGCAAAACTGCCTGCGGGCAACCGGTCGGGCTATGTCGGTACAGCAACAGTCGAAGACCTCGACACGGCTGAGGCGATTATGCTGATCGGCGCGAACCCAGCGGTTGAAGCGCCTGTTTTGAATGCACGTATTCGCAAGGCGTGGACCAAAGGCTGTGGCGTTGGTGTCGTTGGGCCGGATGTTGAGCTGACCTACGAAACAATGCACATCAGCGATGATCCGACAAAGATGACGGAACTGCTGACGCGCGACCATTCCGATGTAGCCGAAAAGCAATCGGTGATCATCATCGGGCAGGGCGCATTGGCGCGTCCCGATGGCGAAGCGGTTTTGGCCGAAGCAATGGCGCTCGCGGAAAGCACAAAGTCTACATTCATGGTGCTGCACACAGCAGCAGGCCGCGTGGGTGCGATGGACATCGGGGCCACAGCCGAGAACGGCATCACCGATATTCTGGAAGCCGAGGTGATCTATAACCTTGGTGCCGACGAAGGTGACATTCCTGCCGGTCCGTTTGTCATCTATCAGGGCAGCCACGGCGACCGTGGTGCGCACCGCGCCGATATCATTCTGCCGGGTGCGGCTTTTACCGAAGAGCCGGGCTTGTTTGTGAACACCGAAGGTCGTCCGCAAATCGCGCAACGTGCGAGCTTTGCGCCCGGCCAGGCGAAAGAGAACTGGGCAATCCTGCGGGCGTTGTCGGCAGAGCTTGACGCGGTACTGCCGTTCGATTCCATTGCCGCCCTGCGTCAGTCCTTGGTCAAGGACGTGCCCCATCTGGGTGATGTTGATGTAGTTGCCGAAAATGAATGGCAGCCTTTGGCACGTGGTACGGTTTCAAGCGATCCTTTCCAGCCTGCGATTGCTGATTTTTATCTGAGCAATCCGATTGCGCGGGCATCCGCGTTGATGGCCGAGCTGTCTGCCAATGCGGCAGCACGCAATGCCAAACCCATGGCGGCGGAGTGA
- the nuoH gene encoding NADH-quinone oxidoreductase subunit NuoH, with the protein MAEFFTQTGLGMGLLLVGQVLLLVVPLLLALAFLMYADRKIWAAVMMRRGPNVVGVFGLLQSFADFLKYIVKEVVVPAGADRPVFFLAPMISFVMAMIAWAVIPFNDGWVLSDINVAILYVFAISSLEVYGVIMGGWASNSKYPFLGSLRSAAQMISYEVSIGLIIIGVIISTGSMNFGSIVAAQEGGGGILHWYFLPHFPMLILFFISALAETNRPPFDLPEAESELVAGYQVEYSSTPFLLFMIGELVAVVLMCALVSLLFLGGWLSPVAFLPDGFFWMFIKMLFVFFMFSMVKAITPRYRYDQLMRLGWKVFLPFSLFWVVFVAFAAKFEWFWGIYARWPM; encoded by the coding sequence ATGGCTGAATTCTTTACGCAAACCGGCCTTGGTATGGGGCTTTTGCTGGTCGGGCAGGTTCTCCTGCTTGTGGTGCCCTTGCTGCTGGCGCTGGCCTTTCTGATGTACGCGGACCGCAAGATCTGGGCCGCTGTGATGATGCGGCGCGGGCCCAACGTGGTTGGTGTCTTTGGTCTGCTGCAATCATTCGCGGACTTTCTGAAGTATATCGTCAAAGAAGTGGTCGTACCTGCGGGGGCCGACCGTCCGGTTTTCTTTCTGGCTCCGATGATCTCGTTCGTAATGGCGATGATCGCATGGGCGGTGATCCCGTTTAACGACGGTTGGGTGCTGTCCGATATTAACGTGGCCATTCTGTATGTCTTCGCCATCTCCTCGCTTGAGGTGTACGGAGTTATCATGGGCGGATGGGCGTCGAACTCCAAATACCCGTTCCTCGGATCGCTTCGCTCTGCCGCTCAGATGATTTCATACGAAGTTTCCATCGGTCTGATTATCATTGGTGTGATTATCTCGACCGGCTCAATGAACTTCGGCTCTATTGTTGCAGCACAAGAAGGCGGCGGTGGCATCCTGCACTGGTATTTCCTGCCGCACTTCCCGATGCTGATCCTGTTCTTTATCTCGGCCCTGGCCGAAACAAACCGTCCGCCGTTTGACCTGCCGGAGGCGGAATCAGAACTGGTTGCGGGCTATCAGGTTGAATATTCGTCCACGCCGTTCCTGCTGTTCATGATTGGTGAACTGGTGGCCGTGGTCCTGATGTGCGCGCTGGTGTCGCTGCTGTTCCTTGGCGGATGGTTGTCGCCTGTGGCATTCCTGCCGGACGGTTTCTTCTGGATGTTCATCAAGATGCTCTTTGTCTTCTTCATGTTCTCCATGGTGAAGGCGATCACGCCGCGCTACCGCTACGACCAGCTGATGCGTCTGGGCTGGAAAGTCTTCCTGCCGTTCAGCCTGTTCTGGGTTGTGTTTGTGGCCTTCGCGGCGAAATTCGAATGGTTCTGGGGCATCTATGCCCGCTGGCCGATGTGA
- the nuoI gene encoding NADH-quinone oxidoreductase subunit NuoI: MSQTDFSRKAGYFLLTDYVKAFMLGMRYFFAPKVTLNYPHEKGPLSPRFRGEHALRRYPNGEERCIACKLCEAVCPAQAITIDAEPRIDGSRRTTRYDIDMTKCIYCGFCQEACPVDAIVEGPNFEFSTETREELYYDKEKLLDNGERWEAEIARNLEMDAPYR; the protein is encoded by the coding sequence ATGAGCCAAACAGATTTCTCCCGCAAAGCCGGATACTTCCTGCTGACCGACTACGTGAAGGCGTTCATGCTGGGCATGCGCTACTTCTTTGCGCCGAAGGTGACGTTGAACTACCCGCATGAAAAGGGGCCTTTGTCACCGCGTTTCCGTGGGGAGCACGCCTTGCGTCGCTATCCCAACGGGGAAGAGCGCTGCATCGCCTGCAAACTTTGCGAAGCGGTATGTCCTGCACAAGCCATCACAATCGATGCGGAGCCGCGCATTGACGGCTCGCGTCGCACGACTCGCTATGACATCGACATGACCAAGTGCATCTACTGCGGTTTCTGTCAGGAAGCCTGTCCGGTCGATGCGATTGTCGAAGGTCCGAACTTCGAATTCTCGACCGAAACCCGCGAAGAGCTTTACTACGACAAAGAAAAGCTGCTCGACAATGGCGAGCGTTGGGAAGCAGAGATCGCGCGAAACCTTGAGATGGACGCGCCTTACAGATGA
- a CDS encoding carboxymuconolactone decarboxylase family protein, whose product MSLNAPHNDTYAKGKALSEQVNPGMEDALRARYDALVPGMARTVVDVAYGQFYARGTVDEKTRLLATVAALTALGGQTRPQLKVNIASARAVGASREEICEIIFQMALYGGLPSMINALNGALEVFEAEDAE is encoded by the coding sequence ATGAGCCTGAATGCGCCACATAACGACACCTATGCGAAGGGCAAGGCCCTGTCAGAGCAGGTCAATCCGGGCATGGAGGACGCGTTGCGCGCCCGCTATGACGCATTGGTTCCTGGTATGGCGCGCACGGTTGTGGATGTGGCCTATGGCCAGTTTTATGCACGCGGCACTGTGGACGAGAAGACGCGTCTTTTGGCGACCGTCGCAGCGCTGACTGCTCTTGGTGGCCAGACGCGGCCTCAGCTTAAGGTGAATATCGCCAGTGCGCGGGCGGTCGGTGCAAGCCGCGAAGAGATCTGCGAGATTATTTTCCAGATGGCGCTTTATGGCGGTCTGCCGTCCATGATCAACGCGCTGAATGGTGCGCTTGAAGTCTTCGAAGCAGAGGACGCAGAATGA
- a CDS encoding carboxymuconolactone decarboxylase family protein — MNDPINPFEAMMKQAQEMTKAFPAADAFSPKVFEAMMGTMPKDVMEMFFGNGINTDGLDARTRLLLTLAGLTMQGAQNDTVIRQTVRHALEAGASEQHIKEAIAQMSVFAGLPAMTRAMDFAAQVFDEKEDDA, encoded by the coding sequence ATGAACGATCCCATCAATCCTTTTGAAGCGATGATGAAGCAGGCGCAGGAGATGACCAAAGCATTTCCGGCGGCGGATGCGTTTTCGCCAAAGGTGTTTGAAGCGATGATGGGAACGATGCCCAAGGACGTTATGGAAATGTTCTTTGGCAACGGGATCAACACGGACGGGCTGGACGCGCGCACGCGCCTTTTGCTGACGCTTGCCGGTCTGACGATGCAGGGGGCGCAGAACGATACTGTCATCAGACAAACCGTGCGTCACGCATTGGAGGCAGGGGCCTCTGAGCAACATATCAAAGAAGCAATTGCGCAGATGTCGGTCTTTGCCGGCCTGCCAGCCATGACCCGCGCGATGGATTTCGCAGCCCAGGTCTTTGACGAAAAAGAGGATGACGCATGA
- a CDS encoding NADH-quinone oxidoreductase subunit J, whose product MSVFSFYLFAICVVGGGLFTVISRNPVHSVLWLILSFLSSAGLFVLLGAEFVAMLLIIVYVGAVAVLFLFVVMMLDVDFAELKAEMARYMPLALLIGLVILMQFVMAFGAWESNAAAEGLRTQVTDLSVQNTAALGLVLYDEYFLIFQLAGLILLVAMIGAIVLTLRHRVDVKRQDVVAQMMRDPAKTMELKDVKPGQGL is encoded by the coding sequence ATGAGTGTCTTTTCATTCTACCTGTTTGCGATCTGTGTGGTCGGGGGCGGACTATTTACGGTGATCAGCCGGAACCCGGTACACTCGGTGCTGTGGCTGATTTTGTCTTTCCTGTCGTCTGCGGGGCTGTTTGTTCTTTTGGGTGCCGAATTTGTCGCGATGCTTTTGATCATCGTCTATGTCGGTGCCGTGGCTGTGCTTTTCCTCTTCGTTGTCATGATGCTCGACGTCGATTTCGCCGAACTCAAAGCGGAGATGGCCAGATACATGCCATTGGCACTGTTGATCGGACTTGTGATCCTGATGCAGTTCGTGATGGCCTTTGGCGCATGGGAAAGTAACGCGGCTGCCGAAGGTCTGCGCACGCAGGTGACAGACCTCTCTGTTCAAAATACAGCAGCGCTAGGTCTTGTGCTTTACGACGAATATTTTCTGATCTTCCAACTGGCCGGTCTTATTCTGCTGGTGGCGATGATCGGGGCGATCGTTCTGACGTTGCGCCACCGGGTGGACGTCAAGCGACAGGATGTGGTTGCGCAAATGATGCGTGATCCTGCCAAGACGATGGAGCTGAAGGACGTGAAGCCGGGGCAGGGCCTGTAA
- the nuoK gene encoding NADH-quinone oxidoreductase subunit NuoK, producing the protein MIGLEHYLTVAATLFVIGIFGLFLNRKNVIILLMSIELMLLAVNINLVAFSSFLGDLVGQVFTLFVLTVAAAEAAIGLAILVCFFRNRGTIAVEDVNVMKG; encoded by the coding sequence ATGATCGGACTTGAACATTACCTGACGGTGGCGGCGACGCTGTTTGTCATTGGCATCTTCGGCCTCTTCCTCAACCGCAAGAACGTCATCATCCTGCTGATGAGCATCGAACTGATGCTGCTCGCGGTGAATATCAATCTTGTCGCTTTCTCCAGTTTTCTGGGCGACTTGGTCGGGCAGGTCTTTACCTTGTTTGTCCTTACCGTGGCCGCCGCAGAGGCGGCGATCGGTCTGGCCATTCTGGTCTGCTTCTTCCGCAACCGTGGCACGATCGCGGTTGAAGACGTCAACGTGATGAAGGGCTAA